A genome region from Penicillium psychrofluorescens genome assembly, chromosome: 3 includes the following:
- a CDS encoding uncharacterized protein (ID:PFLUO_004314-T1.cds;~source:funannotate), with translation MYGTDFIFPDPSTIQTLIGNGMNIFRVPFLMERLAPTSMTGSFDDGYLQNLTRVVNAITNAGAHAVLDPHNYGRYNGAIITSTSDFQTFWTNVAGQFKSNDLAIFDTNNEYHDMDQTLVLNLNQAAIDGIRAAGATSQYIFVEGNSYTGAWTWTTVNDNLKALTDPQNKTVYEMHQYLDSDGSGTSADCVSTTIGEERVTNATQWLKDNSKVGVLGEFAGGVNDVCETAITGMLGYMADNTDVWMGAMWWAAGPWWGDYMFSMEPPSGEAYTGLMSTLQPYL, from the exons ATGTAT GGAACTGATTTCATCTTCCCCGACCCGAGCACCATTCAGACTCTCATAGGCAATGGCATGAATATCTTCCGAGTGCCGTTCCTGATGGAACGGCTTGCGCCGACTTCTATGACGGGGTCCTTTGACGACGGCTATCTGCAGAATCTTACTAGG GTTGTCAATGCCATCACTAATGCAGGTGCGCATGCTGTGCTGGATCCGCATAACTATGGAAGATA CAATGGAGCTATCATCACCAGCACCTCGGATTTCCAGACTTTCTGGACGAATGTCGCAGGCCAGTTCAAGTCAAACGACCTAGCCATCTTTGACACGA ACAACGAATACCACGACATGGACCAAACCCTCGTGCTAAACCTCAACCAAGCCGCCATCGACGGTATCCGCGCAGCAGGGGCGACCTCACAATACATCTTCGTCGAGGGCAACTCCTACACAGGTGCATGGACCTGGACGACCGTGAATGATAACCTGAAGGCCCTCACGGATCCGCAGAACAAGACCGTCTACGAGATGCACCAGTACCTCGACTCGGACGGCTCCGGCACCAGCGCAGACTGCGTCTCGACCACCATTGGCGAAGAGCGAGTCACGAACGCAACGCAGTGGCTCAAGGACAACAGCAAGGTCGGCGTCCTGGGCGAGTTCGCCGGCGGGGTCAATGATGTGTGCGAGACTGCCATCACGGGCATGTTGGGTTATATGGCTGATAACACTGATGTCTGGATGGGGGCTATGTGGTGGGCCGCTGGACCTTGGTGGGGGGACTATATGTTTAGCATGGAGCCGCCCAGCGGTGAGGCCTATACGGGGTTGATGTCTACTCTACAGCCGTATCTGTAA
- a CDS encoding uncharacterized protein (ID:PFLUO_004313-T1.cds;~source:funannotate): MGKVGRIACIFTPYVLTVASLICLVFVGIGCTDSKSSTKNNLYFFRINTENITTSSKTTQEIKTILQDTHLENEISVQQVQNFVDAVKKDVNLQDFYDIGLWGYCDGSIQNGDEFTNTFCSKPKTEFYFNPLEVWDIDTEAMRDELPSAYNDGMKAYKAVSKWMFIAYIIAFVATCLSLILAVFAICSRWGSCVVFIFSTAACLFTIAASATATAMFVILKGAVEGNLKAYGVTGDLGTNIYAATWLAAAFSLAANIFWLFSICCCSGRSPYHHKNRGNGIRAEKTPYNYEPVGPHGHSYEPYRT; this comes from the exons ATGGGCAAAGTCGGTCGTATCGCGTGTATCTTCACGCCCTATGTGCTCACCGTCGCCTCGTTGATCTGCCTGGTCTTCGTTGGCATCGGCTGCACCGATTCCAAGTCCAGCACCAAGAACAACCTGTACTTCTTCAGG ATCAACACCGAGAACATCACGACCTCGTCGAAAACAACACAGGAGATCAAAACGATCCTGCAGGACACCCACCTCGAGAATGAGATCAGTGTCCAGCAGGTGCAGAACTTCGTCGATGCCGTCAAGAAGGATGTCAACCTGCAGGACTTCTACGACATCGGTCTCTGGGGCTACTGCGACGGCAGCATCCAGAACGGCGATGAGTTCACCAACACCTTCTGctccaagcccaagaccgAGTTCTACTTCAACCCGCTCGAGGTCTGGGACATCGACACCGAAGCGATGCGGGATGAGCTGCCCAGCGCGTACAACGATGGCATGAAGGCCTACAAGGCCGTGTCCAAGTGGATGTTCATCGCGTACATTATCGCCTTCGTCGCGACCtgcctctccctcatcctggcggtcttcgccatctgCAGCCGCTGGGGCAGCTGCGTGgtcttcatcttctcgaccGCCGCCTGCCTGTTCACCAtcgccgcctccgccaccgcgACCGCCATGTTCGTCATCCTCAAGGGCGCCGTGGAGGGCAACCTCAAGGCCTATGGCGTCACCGGTGACCTGGGCACGAACATCTACGCCGCCACTTggctcgccgccgccttctctCTCGCCGCCAACATCTTCTGGCTGTTctccatctgctgctgctccggCCGCTCGCCCTACCACCACAAGAACCGTGGCAACGGTATCAGGGCCGAGAAGACCCCGTACAACTACGAGCCCGTCGGTCCTCACGGTCACTCTTACGAGCCGTATCGCACTTAA
- a CDS encoding uncharacterized protein (ID:PFLUO_004316-T1.cds;~source:funannotate): MSTGSSPSIMVLIMFRTPHATNVSISLATAEFLAPDWIMSGCAAVDNALDTAYLVTANNAALSLKLVEADNGNYKTAIHIHQLVTSVKSMLYSADVIVLSASHILVTAGTVFGEIIVWSCFLDQGKAIGSIHHFFTGHDGSIFDVRISPQISSLNDNQSGRLLASCSDDRTVRIWDISDCEHKSALDPSAYSSDGFELRGTGFGANAGEDQVVGSESCVAKVFGHDARIWGVRFHPIREKSQTRLGLVSHGEDSACIIWDLSWESSSQQTTKYHLREISSVHHHSGKHIWSLDLCAKGEDTAVYTGGADGALKSFTVHEVDRTVKKQSRYEGWKCFDFVAQDCLIACSTSGEIQLRSVSSDTDVGISQETLCRFEEFRSFVVLCGVPQRGLALMSNSQGRVRLYNHSKKSISDLLEVGERPLGLWALDNSTLKNETLSFVASFLKDDKATLFTVTGWNGVHPQIETFEIYLPPPFTVSCASLTFGGRYLILGSRLGGLTVHRVSGASKSPQPLVNDRRGHGHEGVSHISTVSSETRTDGAELEYLLTCGRDGNFCLREMEVKENAEMSLRLVHRTSSSLGQNICGAYFDAKTHDLMLYGFRSQDFVLRNESKQMDLISISSGGFRRSWVFQPGTEGIKDALLLWREGTELKKVWIQADINRSLRAGGHGREIKALDVFNPTRGEQLLFATGAEDTTVRIFTPSATSSASPWGSFECLRLLNTHNSGIQQVSWSKDGRYLFTSAASEEFFVWRVRSIPSFGVATMMMAASPKDDPKSDLRITSFDVLDVKGESVEQGFLICLVLSNSTVKIFHFSPSCSSFTLLTRGKYMTNCLTQAHFVLKDSSLSLITAATDGYFTLWDLTTTLDPFYTITSSTLAARPSFPSISPVEITCENRYQIHSNSIKAMELVSLSDTATLILAGGDDNSLSVSLLSISPSEPTTTALVGTLSIPDAHAASVTAVRVLGQSQQSDQSLSVTLASSGNDHRVKIWSVTADSTLGDIRVEHLLDRYSSVADVSSLGLVGKNQLAATNDNTPASDEAMPKLLVCGVGMELFEVDLR; encoded by the exons ATGTCCACGGGTTCATCACCCTCAATCATGGTCCTCATCATGTTCAG AACCCCGCATGCCACGAATGTCTCGATATCGCTGGCCACTGCCGAGTTCCTTGCCCCAGACTGGATCATGAGCGGATGCGCCGCCGTCGACAACGCACTCGACACGGCTTATCTTGTTACCGCCAACAACGCAGCGTTGAGTCTGAAGCTCGTTGAAGCCGATAACGGCAATTACAAGACCGCCATTCACATACACCAGCTAGTCACAAGCGTCAAGTCCATGCTGTATTCCGCCGACGTGATAGTACTCTCTGCATCTCACATTTTGGTCACGGCCGGAACGGTCTTCGGGGAGATCATCGTCTGGTCCTGCTTTTTGGACCAAGGCAAAGCAATTGGCTCCATCCACCATTTCTTCACTGGCCATGACGGCTCGATCTTTGACGTGCGCATATCGCCTCAGATCTCTTCTTTGAATGATAATCAGTCAGGTCGGCTCTTGGCGAGTTGCAGCGATGATCGAACTGTTAGGATATGGGATATCTCGGACTGTGAACACAAAAGTGCACTGGATCCCTCTGCATACTCCTCGGATGGCTTCGAGCTTCGGGGTACTGGATTTGGTGCTAATGCAGGCGAGGATCAAGTCGTCGGTTCTGAGTCCTGCGTTGCAAAGGTGTTCGGTCACGATGCTCGCATATGGGGTGTTCGTTTTCATCCCATCAGGGAAAAGAGCCAAACCAGGCTGGGTCTGGTATCTCATGGAGAGGATTCTGCATGCATTATCTGGGATCTCAGCTGGGAGTCGTCGTCACAGCAAACGACAAAATATCACCTTCGAGAAATTTCCTCGGTCCACCATCACTCTGGAAAACACATCTGGTCGCTCGATCTTTGTGCCAAGGGCGAAGATACAGCCGTTTATACCGGGGGTGCAGACGGTGCATTGAAGAGCTTCACAGTCCATGAAGTCGACAGAACGGTGAAGAAGCAGTCCAGATACGAAGGATGGAAATGCTTTGACTTTGTTGCACAGGACTGTCTCATTGCCTGTTCAACTAGCGGCGAGATTCAGCTGCGGTCTGTCAGCTCAGATACGGACGTGGGTATCTCCCAGGAGACACTGTGCCGTTTTGAAGAATTTCGTTCTTTTGTCGTTCTCTGTGGTGTGCCCCAAAGAGGGCTGGCATTGATGAGCAACAGCCAGGGCCGGGTCCGGCTGTATAATCACAGCAAGAAGTCAATTTCCGATCTTCTGGAAGTTGGTGAACGACCCTTGGGCCTATGGGCTCTTGATAACAGCACCTTGAAAAACGAGACGCTCTCATTCGTGGCTTCTTTTCTAAAAGATGACAAGGCGACGCTGTTTACAGTCACGGGCTGGAACGGCGTCCATCCACAGATTGAGACGTTTGAGATTTACCTGCCACCCCCATTTACGGTCTCATGTGCATCCTTGACCTTTGGTGGCCGATATCTGATTCTGGGATCCAGACTCGGTGGCTTGACCGTCCATCGAGTTTCGGGGGCAAGCAAGTCCCCGCAGCCACTGGTGAACGACCGacgcggccatggccatgaagGTGTCTCGCACATAAGCACGGTATCATCAGAGACCAGAACTGACGGCGCTGAGCTGGAATACTTGTTGACCTGCGGCCGAGACGGAAACTTTTGTCTCCGTGAAATGGAGGTGAAAGAAAACGCAGAGATGTCTCTGCGATTGGTGCATCGTACATCGTCTTCTCTTGGCCAAAACATCTGTGGAGCTTATTTCGATGCAAAGACACATGATCTAATGCTGTACGGCTTCAGATCGCAAGATTTTGTCTTGCGAAACGAGTCCAAGCAAATGGACCTCATATCCATTTCTTCCGGTGGGTTTCGCCGTAGCTGGGTATTTCAGCCCGGCACTGAAGGAATTAAGGATGCCTTGCTTCTGTGGAGAGAAGGAACCGAACTGAAAAAGGTTTGGATACAGGCCGACATTAATCGTTCCCTACGAGCTGGAGGCCATGGGCGAGAAATCAAGGCTCTGGACGTCTTCAATCCCACCCGGGGAGAACAGCTACTATTCGCTACTGGCGCGGAAGATACCACTGTTCGTATTTTCACGCCATCAGCTACTTCGAGCGCAAGCCCGTGGGGGAGTTTTGAGTGTCTGCGCTTGCTGAATACGCACAACTCTGGGATTCAACAGGTCAGTTGGTCGAAGGATGGTCGCTATCTTTTCACCAGTGCTGCGTCCGAGGAGTTTTTTGTCTGGAGAGTTCGCTCGATTCCTTCATTCGGGGTTGCCaccatgatgatggctgcCAGCCCCAAGGACGATCCGAAGTCCGATCTTCGCATAACGAGCTTCGATGTGTTGGATGTGAAAGGTGAGAGCGTAGAGCAGGGATTTCTGATCTGTCTTGTTCTCTCCAACTCTACGGTGaag ATCTTCCACTTCTCGCCCTCTTGCTCGAGTTTCACTCTCCTCACCAGAGGAAAATACATGACGAACTGCCTGACGCAAGCGCATTTTGTGCTCAAGGACTCGTCCTTGAGTCTGATCACGGCTGCGACTGATGGATACTTCACTCTTTGGGACCTTACCACTACCCTTGACCCCTTTTACACAATCACGTCGTCTACTCTGGCTGCTAGGCCATCGTTTCCTTCTATCTCGCCGGTGGAGATCACTTGCGAGAATCGGTACCAAATCCACTCCAACAGCATCAAAGCCATGGAGCTGGTGTCTCTATCCGACACAGCTACTTTGATCTTGGCCGGAGGCGATGATAACTCTTTGTCCGTGTCTCTTTTAAGTATATCTCCCTCTGAACCCACTACGACCGCGCTCGTGGGTACCCTATCTATCCCCGATGCCCATGCCGCCTCGGTGACCGCAGTCAGAGTTCTGGGTCAGTCGCAGCAGTCAGATCAATCTTTAAGTGTAACACTCGCTTCATCGGGTAACGATCACCGAGTCAAGATCTGGTCTGTAACTGCGGATTCCACGCTGGGGGATATCCGCGTCGAACACCTCTTAGACAGATATAGCTCTGTGGCCGATGTTTCATCGCTGGGTCTTGTGGGCAAGAATCAGCTGGCGGCCACGAACGATAATACACCTGCGTCTGATGAAGCGATGCCAAAACTGTTGGTCTGCGGCGTGGGCATGGAATTGTTCGAGGTGGACTTGCGGTAA
- a CDS encoding uncharacterized protein (ID:PFLUO_004315-T1.cds;~source:funannotate) — MAAAAPPPQPKEWPYTKTTYFFTFGDSYSQSDFNVTGVQPSPSDPMGNPALGTGTTGAGLNWIEDLVTVDNSSLILGYNLAVGGATIDNHIVNASVEDMATQVGSFQTYYSNKPASAPWSSNDVVFGFWIGINDVGRAFSSMDASSTVPLLINEYQSLAEEIYADGGRKFLFLNVPPTSRSPYILDQGPDVAEAHAAWLNVFNEGLSSMVNDFGAEHPDALPILYDSWSFMTKILDQPQAYGYPNATCINDDGISCVWWNNYHPGQKYHSLQAADMKKYLHPFGAW, encoded by the exons atggctgcagcggcaccaccgccgcagccgaAAGAGTGGCCGTACACGAAAACCACTTATTTTTTTACCTT CGGTGACTCTTACTCCCAAAGCGATTTCAATGTTACAGGCGTGCAGCCATCGCCTTCAGACCCAATGGGTAATCCGGCATTGG GAACTGGAACAACCGGTGCCGGACTCAACTGGATTGAGGACCTGGTAACTGTGGACAACTCCTCCCTGATCCTCGGCTACAAcctcgctgtcggaggcGCAACCATCGACAACCACATTGTCAACGCTAGCGTCGAAGACATGGCGACGCAAGTGGGTAGTTTCCAAACCTATTATAGCAACAAGCCCGCCTCCGCGCCGTGGTCTTCGAACGATGTCGTTTTTGGATTCTGGATTGGAATCAATGA TGTCGGCCGGGCATTCTCGAGCATGGACGCAAGCTCCACGGTCCCCCTATTGATTAACGAATACCAATCTCTGGCGGAGGAAATCTACGCTGATGGCGGACGCAAGTTCTTGTTTCTCAATGTCCCGCCTACGAGTCGGTCCCCATATATCCTTGACCAGGGGCCGGACGTGGCGGAAGCGCACGCGGCATGGTTGAATGTGTTTAATGAAGGGCTCAGCTCCATGGTCAACGATTTTGGAGCGGAGCACCCAGAT GCACTGCCGATCCTCTACGATTCATGGTCTTTTATGACAAAGATCCTCGACCAACCCCAGGCATATGGATACCCGAATGCAACCTGTATCAATGACGATGGTATCAGCTGTGTTTGGTGGAATAACTACCATCCAGGCCAGAAGTATCACAGCCTGCAAGCTGCGGATATGAAGAAGTATCTTCATCCATTTGGGGCGTGGTag
- a CDS encoding uncharacterized protein (ID:PFLUO_004312-T1.cds;~source:funannotate), with protein sequence MIPGVPWIASAVESCLSCYLGLAEQASVQVSDDGGSLHFTPHGLPHPTLAVIDQRWGPNRATLMEAQNQIDATFSQDAVDLALTDTPIVGMHVATKHLIELRDVTIVFGYSAAVPEVYLRVNSFDLHWSETDIKYVPTKKLRKTSTVKPLLAMAYRKCRQALKEAHSDQSPITKSISSQHDQTPRPDLHRGSSPVDGSQQLQSQMPALHKSHVMQNTSNTGRPSLNGSTDLLHHLKSDPNKSSRNTPQPSGPEQTSTAEDPHGANSVVSDAFEYSYLNGDSGIQNSQDIGLSASQRRQSQVLDVPQSRDGSSNSDPQDLGKQVEDSIRSETQGVNNQSTQPQTPQDAHTDGNEPPSKKRPRESTDEPSTAPQTDGLGPNGPNGASPCRKRQCVESEKNSITNTTEIENVQEGRTPAPPQQTQQPVTKTDDLAPPSKPSSINPWEGLIRISDHDITIPKDQAAFFDQKPCFIPPNTGEPTPQGHVPSTLLEQWNAIARRRHEELARKEREKTPPLATQESALSGSESEDESDASEALSWEESPPQSRHINLIPPESSPIKQPSLFRRPAASGDENEICLSQPADDKSLDMVTTCQDASQPELNSTAISSAPEASTHRDPEETTANPQEPETLEQPAEPARLASKSPGAYMGDEIQRQLVHESQNSPKEKSPSPFSVQAPENCSDDESVMDTSFPQALDASSHPQPFDSQDGADIPSSDPSLSGVTARDHVQVAQTPAAENTRLCRDTVQIEHPPSDSQQASPENKTSSQSRIFNTYRPHGSHGMSDTSYETTNPSLRQSGDEPLQVDVMGTQTQKSNGNSLSQNTSLPSHPSQTGVVLDSSGPMHRHQDPRLSGSEVPPALISSSIPGVPPTSQFSQQTQDSLPIISSLDAHMMSSQVSPLKQVTSIARVQEQAPSTGSHHSTRGSADFSRVPSGTPNLDVVSRREYFVSNPNKYFDEARNVYHKFRDDYPCYSGDFTHFADLCAKLQAFRNDGLHLQRSYLWDDFIIGHLETYPRHIEECRSQGSTIPSYEEFFKDRFSAPRYKKRSLQPRGIEVSAAQSASINEAADNLIQTEPARQSEAMATSFTGSLVNRLLNFHAHSPFEDALHNDLSDNALSTAFRGRRSSPVLSISSSSSSVMIKEEGSSSSDDNESQMTSSQHSFLDDEDIKPDPAFLDEFLQSSARVIDQDVDLPEIEQPGNDNDVDMPSAEDTELDADLEEEEEDYDDNDQRHETASIELGDDDADLTVHLSRAESRLFCDTETADADDEEDSEPENWFHSLRHLRSPGPRWSDDPFTPFKLWARADQDVRVERRRRGGAKILVDENGVIRRPTLSLKR encoded by the exons ATGATTCCGGGCGTCCCCTGGATTGCGTCGGCCGTCGAGAGCTGTCTGTCCTGCTATCTGGGCTTGGCCGAGCAGGCCTCGGTTCAGGTGTCGGACGATGGCGGTAGCCTTCATTTCACCCCCCATGGCCTCCCACACCCAACCCTGGCGGTTATTGATCAA CGGTGGGGACCCAACCGGGCAACATTGATGGAGGCACAGAATCAGATTGATGCCACCTTCTCCCAAGATGCCGTCGACCTCGCCTTGACAGATACCCCCATCGTGGGAATGCATGTCGCTACAAAACACCTCATAGAACTGCGGGACGTCACTATTGTCTTTGGGTACTCGGCAGCTGTCCCCGAGGTTTACTTGCGTGTCAATAGCTTCGATCTGCACTGGTCTGAAACGGACATCAAGTATGTGCCTACCAAAAAGCTGCGAAAGACCAGCACCGTTAAACCTCTACTGGCAATGGCCTACCGCAAATGTCGACAGGCACTGAAGGAAGCACATTCAGACCAGAGTCCAATAACCAAGTCCATCAGCTCCCAACATGACCAAACTCCCCGTCCCGATCTTCACCGAGGCAGTTCGCCCGTCGACGGGtcgcagcagctccagtCCCAGATGCCAGCTCTGCATAAGTCGCATGTTATGCAGAACACGAGCAATACCGGGCGTCCTTCTTTGAATGGATCAACCGACCTCTTGCATCATCTCAAATCAGATCCCAACAAATCCTCTCGGAATACTCCTCAACCAAGTGGCCCTGAGCAAACCTCCACAGCAGAAGACCCACATGGTGCTAACTCTGTGGTGAGCGACGCATTTGAATATTCCTATTTGAATGGGGATTCGGGCATTCAAAACTCTCAGGATATTGGGCTCAGCGCATCTCAAAGGCGGCAAAGCCAAGTCCTCGATGTCCCGCAGTCCCGTGATGGCTCCAGCAACTCCGATCCCCAAGATCTTGGCAAGCAAGTCGAAGATTCCATTCGATCTGAAACCCAAGGAGTTAATAATCAGTCTACGCAACCTCAAACCCCTCAGGATGCCCATACGGATGGAAACGAGCCTCCATCAAAGAAGCGTCCGCGTGAAAGCACCGATGAACCGTCCACTGCACCCCAGACAGATGGCTTGGGACCAAACGGACCAAATGGTGCTTCACCTTGCAGGAAGAGGCAGTGTGTTGAATCGGAGAAAAATAGCATAACAAATACAACGGAAATTGAGAATGTCCAAGAAGGGAGAACGCCGGCACCGCCTCAGCAAACTCAGCAACCTGTCACCAAAACAGATGATCTGGCTCCACCCTCGAAACCGTCCTCGATCAACCCTTGGGAAGGACTCATTAGAATATCTGACCATGACATCACAATCCCCAAGGACCAGGCAGCCTTTTTTGACCAAAAACCGTGCTTTATTCCGCCCAATACGGGCGAGCCGACCCCCCAGGGACATGTGCCATCTACTCTGTTAGAACAGTGGAATGCCATCGCCAGACGAAGGCATGAGGAGTTGGCACGGAAAGAGCGTGAGAAAACTCCTCCATTGGCCACTCAAGAGTCCGCTCTTTCTGGCTCTGAATCAGAGGATGAATCTGACGCTAGTGAGGCGTTGTCATGGGAAGAGAGCCCGCCTCAGTCTCGTCATATCAACCTCATACCACCAGAAAGCAGCCCTATCAAACAACCAAGTCTTTTCAGACGTCCTGCTGCCAGTggtgatgagaatgaaatTTGTCTCTCCCAGCCAGCAGACGACAAAAGCCTGGATATGGTGACTACTTGTCAAGACGCATCTCAGCCAGAATTGAACAGTACTGCAATTTCCAGTGCGCCAGAAGCATCCACACACCGGGATCCAGAAGAGACAACTGCCAATCCTCAAGAGCCGGAGACTCTGGAGCAACCGGCTGAGCCGGCACGTCTTGCATCGAAATCACCTGGCGCGTACATGGGTGATGAAATCCAGCGCCAACTGGTGCATGAAAGTCAAAATTCGCCCAAAGAGAAATCCCCATCACCATTTTCCGTTCAAGCGCCTGAAAATTGCTCAGATGACGAATCCGTTATGGACACCTCTTTTCCACAGGCCCTTGATGCAAGCTCACACCCGCAGCCATTCGATAGCCAAGATGGGGCGGACATTCCTAGCTCGGATCCTTCCCTTTCAGGTGTCACTGCCAGGGACCATGTTCAGGTTGCACAGACACCCGCTGCAGAAAACACTCGTTTGTGTCGCGACACGGTGCAGATTGAACATCCGCCTTCTGACTCGCAACAAGCATCCCCCGAAAACAAAACATCCTCTCAGTCACGAATCTTCAATACTTATCGTCCTCATGGTAGCCATGGCATGAGTGACACTTCTTACGAAACGACAAATCCATCTTTACGGCAATCCGGAGATGAGCCGCTCCAGGTGGATGTAATGGGAACCCAGACTCAGAAAAGCAACGGAAACTCACTGTCCCAAAACACTTCTCTTCCTTCGCATCCATCACAGACAGGAGTTGTCCTTGACTCATCTGGTCCAATGCATCGACATCAAGACCCAAGGCTGTCGGGATCAGAAGTCCCACCTGCGTTGATTTCATCCTCAATTCCCGGTGTACCACCAACGTCTCAATTCTCTCAGCAAACGCAAGACTCTTTGCCAATAATCTCTTCCTTGGACGCGCACATGATGTCTTCGCAGGTCTCGCCTCTGAAACAAGTCACTTCCATCGCTCGAGTTCAAGAACAAGCTCCATCCACCGGTAGTCACCACTCAACCCGTGGAAGTGCAGACTTCAGCCGAGTACCGTCTGGCACTCCAAACTTGGATGTGGTTTCTAGACGTGAATACTTCGTCAGCAACCCCAACAAATATTTTGATGAAGCGCGAAACGTTTACCACAAGTTCCGAGATGATTACCCATGCTATTCGGGAGACTTCACTCATTTCGCAGACTTGTGCGCGAAGCTGCAAGCCTTTCGAAACGACGGTCTTCACCTGCAACGGTCCTATCTCTGGGACGACTTTATCATTGGGCATCTCGAGACCTACCCGCGCCACATCGAGGAGTGCAGGTCCCAGGGGTCGACAATACCCTCTTACGAAGAGTTTTTCAAAGATCGTTTCTCTGCACCTCGATACAAGAAACGGAGCTTACAACCCCGAGGCATTGAAGTGTCTGCCGCACAATCTGCCAGCATCAACGAAGCCGCCGACAACCTGATTCAAACAGAGCCAGCGCGTCAAAGTGAAGCCATGGCGACCTCCTTTACCGGCAGTCTCGTGAACCGACTGTTGAATTTCCATGCCCATTCCCCATTCGAGGATGCTCTCCACAATGACCTGTCGGATAATGCCCTATCAACCGCTTTTCGGGGCAGGCGTTCATCGCCCGTCTTGTCTATCTCAAGTTCCTCAAGTTCGGTCATGATCAAAGAAGAGGGCTCCTCATCCAGTGATGACAACGAAAGCCAGATGACCTCATCTCAACATTCTTTCCTAGACGATGAAGACATAAAGCCAGATCCTGCCTTTCTTGACGAGTTTCTTCAAAGCAGTGCTCGCGTCATTGACCAAGATGTCGACTTGCCCGAAATCGAGCAACCTGGTAATGACAATGATGTCGATATGCCCTCTGCAGAAGACACCGAATTAGACGCcgatctcgaagaagaagaagaagattatGATGACAATGATCAACGCCACGAAACAGCCAGCATCGAGCTTGGGGATGATGACGCCGATCTCACCGTGCACCTCTCGCGCGCCGAGTCCAGGCTCTTCTGCGATACGGAGACagccgacgccgacgacgaggaggacaGCGAGCCTGAGAACTGGTTTCATTCTCTGCGGCACCTGCGCTCCCCCGGACCCCGGTGGTCTGACGATCCCTTTACACCGTTCAAGTTGTGGGCTCGAGCCGATCAAGATGTACGCGTTGAACGACGCCGTCGCGGCGGTGCGAAGATTCTTGTTGATGAGAATGGGGTTATTCGGCGACCTACTTTATCGTTGAAGCGTTGA